A genomic stretch from Dissulfurispira thermophila includes:
- a CDS encoding plasmid pRiA4b ORF-3 family protein, whose translation MKKKFEKVYQFKVTLKGTKPPIWRRIQVPETYTFWDLHVAIQDSMGWTDTHLHHFEIVNPSKGMREKIGIPDEDFIDTTIVAGWKRKIANYFTGDNNKAEYIYDYGDNWKHTIKLEKILPRKEGIQYPICIGGARACPPEDCGGIWGYKELLEAIMDPNHNRHEELSNWVGGDFNPEHFDANDVSFDNPKKRLEYVLT comes from the coding sequence ATGAAAAAGAAATTTGAGAAGGTTTATCAATTCAAGGTTACATTGAAAGGCACTAAGCCACCGATTTGGCGTCGCATACAAGTTCCAGAGACATATACGTTTTGGGATTTGCATGTAGCTATTCAGGATTCGATGGGATGGACAGACACTCATTTGCACCATTTTGAGATAGTTAACCCTTCAAAAGGCATGAGAGAAAAAATTGGGATTCCAGATGAGGACTTTATTGACACTACTATAGTTGCGGGATGGAAGCGGAAGATAGCCAACTATTTTACGGGTGACAACAATAAGGCAGAATATATTTACGATTATGGCGATAACTGGAAGCATACTATAAAACTGGAGAAGATACTTCCCCGTAAAGAAGGCATTCAATATCCAATTTGCATTGGTGGTGCAAGGGCATGTCCTCCAGAAGATTGCGGTGGGATATGGGGATACAAGGAATTATTAGAAGCGATAATGGACCCTAATCATAACAGACATGAAGAACTATCTAATTGGGTTGGAGGAGATTTTAATCCAGAGCATTTTGATGCAAATGATGTAAGCTTTGATAATCCGAAGAAGCGTCTGGAGTATGTGCTTACTTAA